One genomic segment of Arachis duranensis cultivar V14167 chromosome 4, aradu.V14167.gnm2.J7QH, whole genome shotgun sequence includes these proteins:
- the LOC107484164 gene encoding phytanoyl-CoA dioxygenase: MGIVGNLTADQLQSFNSQGYIVLESFAADEDIDAMVRRMDQLVNDFDPSSTASIFSTKNQQKLTDDYFFESAEKISFFFEEKAFGDDGKLKQPKQLSLNKVGHALHEIEPTFKKFSSSNKVSSLMCSLGYKRPVIMQSMYIFKQPGIGGEVVPHQDNSFLYTEPQTCTGLWLALEDATVLNGCLWAIPGSHKKGLVRRFLRDEDGVKFDRPSPSYDQKDFVPIEVKAGSLVVIHGDLIHQSFENQSQKSRHAYSLHVVDTDGCQWAPENWIKRKVEPEPLYVS, encoded by the exons ATGGGAATCGTTGGGAACCTCACTGCAGATCAGCTCCAATCCTTCAATTCTCAAG GTTATATTGTGTTGGAATCCTTTGCCGCTGATGAAGACATTGATGCCATGGTTCGGAGGATGGACCAATTGGTCAATGACTTTGACCCTTCCTCCACCGCCTCTATTTTCTCCACCAAGAACCAG CAAAAGTTGACTGATGATTACTTCTTTGAGAGCGCAGAGAAAATTTCCTTCTTCTTCGAAG AGAAAGCATTTGGGGATGATGGAAAATTAAAGCAACCCAAGCAACTCTCCCTTAATAAAGTGGGCCATG CGCTTCACGAGATTGAGCCGACATTCAAGAAGTTTTCTTCTTCCAACAAAGTTTCTAGTTTGATGTGCTCCTTAGGTTACAAGAGGCCAGTAATCATGCAGTCTATGTACATTTTTAAG CAACCAGGTATAGGGGGTGAAGTAGTGCCACACCAGGATAACTCGTTTCTTTATACCGAACCCCAAACATGCACAGGGCTGTGGCTGGCTCTGGAAGATGCAACGGTATTAAATGGTTGCCTGTGGGCAATACCTGGATCTCACAAGA AGGGGCTTGTCAGAAGGTTTTTACGGGATGAAGATGGCGTTAAATTTGATCGACCCTCACCATCTTATGATCAAAAGGATTTTGTTCCTATTGAAGTAAAAGCTGGTTCATTGGTTGTCATCCATGGTGATCTTATCCATCAAAG CTTTGAAAACCAGTCCCAAAAATCAAGGCATGCATACAGCTTGCATGTGGTGGACACTGATGGCTGCCAATGGGCACCGGAAAATTG